From a single Alkalihalophilus pseudofirmus genomic region:
- a CDS encoding M14 family zinc carboxypeptidase, giving the protein MSKRSIFLSLFLSLIVVVLIPFSNEVNASNIVNPKQVYSFEQMERDIVRLAETYPEIIEYKVIGESEYGRPIYAVKLGNGVSTSYINASNHAREWISTNLTMSMIDQYAQAYRGNRNIGAYHVKGILDQHSFWFVPMMNPDGVTLQQRGLSAFPSSTHTALITMNNGSLSFQRWKANARGIDLNRQFNANWNNLANDPGRPSWSNHRGSAPHTAKEVKAVLSLTEEINPEMAVSYHSSGEILFWNFHQSGAQLTRDRQHARAISNMTGYTMMGVPSRTGGGGYTDWFIQEYKRPAFTPELAPYVGNTHVPLSYFDRIWNQNRQVGLYVGLNSHRAFMSRFNASKVPVSLEVNGKNFGTSAGAFTVQGRTLVPVRSIFQELGATLQWDHVERVVRVYSGDTTIVIPIHKNEAIVNGQTVSLDAPAMLLDGHTYVPLRFISEAIGATVEWNQQTRHIRIISAEAVRAQAVEEEDLEIIEEKEIAEEPLSEEAEVETDEEIEEEETHEEPSEDQEEDIETPEEKQSEKEEE; this is encoded by the coding sequence ATGTCCAAAAGGTCTATCTTTTTGTCCTTATTTTTAAGTTTGATAGTAGTTGTCTTAATTCCTTTTTCAAATGAAGTGAATGCCTCAAATATTGTGAACCCAAAGCAGGTTTATTCATTTGAACAAATGGAGAGAGACATTGTTCGATTAGCCGAAACCTACCCAGAAATCATTGAATATAAGGTGATTGGGGAAAGTGAGTACGGGAGGCCGATTTATGCGGTGAAGCTTGGGAACGGGGTCTCAACCTCATACATAAACGCATCTAACCATGCCAGAGAGTGGATTTCAACGAATCTCACAATGAGCATGATCGATCAATATGCCCAGGCCTATAGAGGGAATCGAAACATAGGTGCCTATCATGTTAAAGGAATTCTTGATCAGCATAGCTTTTGGTTTGTCCCGATGATGAATCCTGACGGAGTAACCCTTCAGCAGCGTGGATTATCAGCATTTCCTTCAAGTACTCATACTGCATTGATTACGATGAATAACGGAAGTCTTTCTTTTCAACGTTGGAAAGCTAATGCTCGCGGAATTGACCTAAACAGACAATTTAATGCGAATTGGAATAACTTAGCGAATGACCCAGGCCGGCCTAGCTGGTCTAACCATCGCGGAAGTGCTCCGCATACGGCAAAAGAAGTAAAAGCTGTGCTTTCCTTAACAGAAGAGATAAATCCAGAAATGGCTGTATCCTACCATAGCAGCGGAGAAATTCTATTCTGGAATTTCCATCAGTCAGGCGCTCAGCTTACTCGCGACCGCCAGCATGCTAGAGCGATTAGCAATATGACGGGCTACACCATGATGGGGGTCCCTTCTCGAACAGGCGGAGGCGGTTATACAGACTGGTTTATCCAAGAATATAAGCGTCCAGCCTTCACACCAGAGCTAGCACCTTATGTCGGCAACACCCATGTTCCTCTTTCGTATTTTGACCGCATTTGGAACCAAAACCGACAAGTTGGATTATATGTTGGTCTTAACAGCCACCGTGCATTTATGTCTAGATTTAATGCTAGTAAAGTTCCTGTAAGCCTTGAAGTAAACGGGAAAAACTTCGGTACCTCAGCAGGTGCCTTCACAGTACAAGGCAGAACATTAGTGCCTGTTCGAAGCATCTTCCAAGAACTTGGTGCAACCTTGCAGTGGGATCATGTGGAGCGCGTCGTGCGAGTCTACTCTGGGGATACGACCATTGTCATTCCTATTCACAAAAATGAAGCGATAGTAAATGGTCAAACAGTCTCCTTAGATGCTCCTGCTATGCTGCTTGACGGTCATACGTATGTGCCGCTTCGCTTTATTAGTGAAGCGATCGGAGCAACCGTTGAATGGAATCAGCAAACAAGACATATCCGTATTATCTCTGCAGAGGCCGTTCGAGCTCAGGCTGTGGAAGAGGAAGATTTAGAGATAATTGAAGAAAAGGAAATTGCCGAAGAACCACTTTCTGAAGAAGCAGAAGTAGAAACAGATGAAGAAATAGAAGAGGAGGAAACACACGAAGAACCTTCTGAAGATCAAGAAGAAGACATAGAAACACCAGAAGAAAAACAATCAGAAAAAGAGGAAGAATAA
- a CDS encoding UDP-glucose dehydrogenase family protein, with amino-acid sequence MKKITVVGTGYVGLVTGVALAEIGHHVVCLDKDAEKVELMCSGISPIYEAGLEGYLAHHLRTESLEFTTDPAAALSGAELVFIAVGTPELADGSADLSYLREACLTVAEYLSGPATIVIKSTVPVGTNDLMEHLITEHTLYPISVVSNPEFLREGQALYDTFQAERIVIGSEDKTAGELLQEVYAPLARPVFHTDRRSAELIKYASNAFLATKISFINEMAALCDELGANVEDVAWGMGVDTRIGHSFLKAGAGYGGSCFPKDTKALVQIAKEVEHDFQLMKAVIDINDLQRHRILKWMKDHYPDMRGLRIAVLGLSFKPNTDDIREAPSLKLIEVLIECGADIVAYDPAAISNAKKVLGERICYAYSVEEAIEKADGCLIVTEWNEIKETPIEVYSFLMEQAVVFDGRNCYSLEDAKRAGVTYYSVGRPRIHNEQFIH; translated from the coding sequence ATGAAAAAGATCACCGTGGTTGGAACGGGTTATGTCGGGCTTGTGACGGGTGTAGCATTAGCAGAGATCGGTCATCATGTCGTCTGTTTAGATAAGGATGCTGAGAAAGTTGAGCTGATGTGCTCTGGGATTTCTCCTATTTATGAGGCGGGGTTAGAAGGGTATCTTGCTCATCACTTGAGAACAGAAAGTCTTGAATTTACTACAGATCCTGCGGCCGCTTTAAGCGGGGCAGAGCTTGTGTTTATTGCCGTAGGAACGCCTGAGCTTGCGGATGGTTCAGCAGATCTCAGTTATTTAAGAGAAGCATGCTTAACTGTTGCTGAATATCTAAGCGGACCGGCAACTATTGTGATCAAAAGTACGGTGCCTGTAGGGACAAATGATCTGATGGAACACTTGATCACTGAACATACCCTCTATCCAATTTCGGTCGTCTCTAATCCTGAATTTTTGAGGGAGGGGCAGGCACTGTATGATACTTTTCAAGCAGAACGAATCGTCATCGGCTCAGAGGATAAGACAGCGGGTGAGCTCCTTCAAGAGGTGTATGCCCCTTTAGCAAGACCTGTATTTCACACCGACCGCCGCAGTGCAGAGCTAATCAAATATGCCTCAAATGCGTTTCTTGCAACAAAAATAAGCTTTATTAATGAGATGGCCGCTCTTTGTGATGAACTAGGTGCAAATGTGGAGGATGTGGCTTGGGGAATGGGAGTGGACACACGAATTGGTCATTCCTTTCTAAAAGCAGGTGCAGGATACGGTGGATCATGTTTTCCGAAAGATACAAAAGCCCTTGTTCAGATAGCGAAGGAAGTAGAGCATGATTTTCAATTAATGAAGGCTGTCATTGATATCAATGATCTTCAAAGACATCGCATTTTGAAGTGGATGAAGGATCATTACCCAGATATGAGAGGGTTAAGAATTGCCGTATTAGGACTTTCCTTTAAACCAAACACTGATGACATTCGTGAAGCCCCTTCTCTTAAACTGATTGAAGTATTAATTGAGTGCGGGGCAGACATCGTTGCATATGACCCAGCAGCTATTTCAAATGCAAAGAAAGTGCTGGGTGAGAGAATCTGTTATGCGTACTCAGTTGAAGAAGCGATTGAGAAGGCGGATGGTTGTTTGATTGTGACAGAATGGAATGAAATAAAAGAAACACCGATTGAAGTGTACAGTTTTTTAATGGAGCAGGCGGTTGTATTTGACGGCAGGAATTGTTATTCGCTTGAAGATGCGAAGCGGGCTGGTGTGACGTATTATTCGGTAGGAAGACCGCGCATCCATAACGAACAATTTATCCATTAA
- a CDS encoding S-layer homology domain-containing protein, whose product MKVKTGFVVLFILLLVPFTVQAQSPFNDVPEHHWGIEEIGFLAEEGIVAGTGGGNFSPQAPVTRAQVAVMLVRALNLGGEAATQPSYNDVDETTFGYHAISVLTDRGVFADGEAFHPTRSITRAEMARVIAGAFKLTGQNEFQFADVERNHWAAPSVRAIAKNGVMAGNTEAQFLPSQPMTRAEFSASLARAINEDYKIDADSIIEESIIRVAKTNVEKLEEIFRSPELHGPPRAQYSVVRPVIADYATTSYAFGHLYRHYQEMCSNCDEMLYGDTNGFNVRAKAEAFSVNSVRVETIIIGNELHDPKFFTVDLRPDDGKYRIHQSNLTAVEGAGFALTQVETRAVVREFAASYYTSPAIHTQLVNITTPEPYNYEMHDYQVTLNNGETHYVAVDTRNGFITY is encoded by the coding sequence GTGAAAGTAAAAACAGGCTTTGTTGTACTATTCATTTTATTGCTGGTGCCATTCACCGTACAAGCTCAATCACCGTTTAATGATGTTCCCGAACACCATTGGGGAATAGAAGAAATTGGTTTTTTAGCTGAAGAAGGAATTGTTGCCGGGACTGGCGGCGGGAATTTCTCCCCACAAGCCCCAGTAACCAGAGCTCAAGTAGCGGTCATGCTTGTCCGTGCGTTGAATTTGGGAGGAGAAGCAGCCACGCAGCCATCCTACAATGATGTTGATGAAACTACTTTTGGTTACCATGCAATCAGTGTTCTTACTGACCGCGGTGTGTTTGCTGATGGTGAAGCTTTTCATCCAACGAGATCGATCACGAGAGCAGAGATGGCACGGGTGATTGCTGGTGCATTCAAATTAACTGGACAAAATGAATTCCAATTTGCAGATGTAGAGCGAAATCACTGGGCAGCACCTTCTGTAAGGGCTATTGCCAAAAACGGTGTGATGGCAGGTAATACAGAGGCTCAATTCTTACCAAGCCAGCCGATGACAAGAGCGGAATTCTCAGCATCTCTTGCAAGAGCGATTAATGAGGATTATAAAATTGATGCAGATTCTATTATTGAGGAATCCATTATTCGCGTGGCAAAAACAAATGTAGAGAAGCTTGAAGAGATTTTCCGCAGTCCTGAGTTACATGGGCCGCCTCGTGCTCAGTACTCTGTGGTTCGCCCTGTAATTGCTGATTATGCTACCACAAGCTATGCATTTGGTCATTTGTATCGACACTATCAGGAGATGTGTTCGAACTGTGATGAAATGTTATACGGCGATACAAACGGATTTAATGTACGTGCCAAAGCGGAAGCCTTTAGTGTAAATAGTGTGCGGGTGGAAACGATCATTATTGGTAATGAACTTCATGACCCGAAATTTTTCACGGTTGATTTGAGACCTGATGATGGTAAGTATAGAATCCATCAATCTAATCTAACAGCAGTAGAGGGGGCAGGGTTTGCATTAACTCAAGTGGAAACAAGAGCTGTGGTGCGGGAATTTGCAGCGAGCTATTACACTTCTCCTGCCATTCATACACAGCTGGTTAATATCACTACGCCTGAACCTTATAACTATGAAATGCATGACTACCAAGTGACGTTAAACAACGGTGAAACGCACTATGTGGCAGTAGATACAAGGAATGGATTTATAACATACTAG
- a CDS encoding stalk domain-containing protein, giving the protein MNRIKSMFLFLALLVFLFPSLEVSAITNAKTVYITEESYVVEHQDQAMLLNGPLLTYQQVSYLPLRGAANLFNLTLTNQANGIHLNGENTTPVIQSILSSPLPKETVRSNDHIQFSLAIGGHSGAVLEGGHTTPSFMKNANTPLYPASTVKVMTALLALEKGNLNDLVIVGPGAATVPSDSSKAGVNPGDVMTLEQLLHGLMLPSGNDAAVAIAEHIAGTHWQFVQMMNQRAREIGALNTTFMNAHGYDHTSQKTTASDLAKIGAEAAKHPFFMKLVSTPTYATTYRSRSGSPVHKVWRNTNDMVHPASSYRHPLVTGGKTGYTSISRHNLISFAEFEGSTFTTVILRGDRTQRYRDTAGLVNRATQLRGQFDRANKKQAYIQPVTQPIFVNGQEIAAKHTLLHNGTTYISVDDMRTISRAISTVHLTAEQRIQAAVSGNLLTFDRVDPTITSGRMLVPIRPIFEHLGLELDWNQATRTAVGKSGDTTIALRINEKTAQVNGVNHTLDVPATVVNGRTVVPVRFVTEATGQTIDWGRARVITLD; this is encoded by the coding sequence GTGAACAGAATAAAATCAATGTTTCTCTTCTTGGCGCTCCTTGTTTTCCTGTTTCCAAGTCTAGAAGTTTCAGCCATAACCAACGCTAAAACGGTTTATATAACAGAGGAATCTTACGTTGTAGAACATCAAGATCAAGCCATGTTATTAAACGGCCCCCTCTTAACCTATCAACAAGTAAGCTACCTTCCGCTTCGCGGTGCGGCCAATCTTTTTAATCTCACATTAACGAATCAAGCAAATGGTATTCATTTAAACGGGGAGAATACTACCCCTGTCATTCAATCAATCCTAAGCAGTCCGCTTCCTAAAGAAACCGTGCGATCAAATGACCATATTCAATTCTCTCTTGCAATCGGCGGTCATTCCGGTGCTGTATTAGAGGGCGGTCACACGACACCAAGCTTTATGAAAAATGCTAATACTCCTCTTTACCCTGCAAGTACAGTCAAAGTAATGACAGCTTTATTGGCATTGGAAAAAGGAAATTTGAATGACCTTGTCATCGTCGGACCTGGTGCTGCGACGGTTCCATCAGACAGCTCAAAAGCTGGAGTCAACCCGGGGGACGTGATGACACTTGAGCAGCTGCTGCATGGATTGATGCTGCCATCTGGAAATGATGCAGCGGTTGCAATTGCTGAACATATTGCAGGCACCCACTGGCAGTTTGTTCAAATGATGAATCAGCGCGCACGTGAGATCGGTGCTCTTAACACTACATTTATGAATGCTCACGGCTACGATCACACCTCTCAAAAAACAACAGCTTCTGACCTTGCTAAGATTGGAGCGGAAGCCGCAAAGCATCCATTCTTCATGAAATTAGTAAGCACACCAACCTATGCTACGACGTACCGGAGCAGATCCGGAAGTCCGGTACACAAAGTGTGGAGAAATACAAACGATATGGTTCACCCCGCTTCCTCCTATAGACATCCGTTAGTAACAGGAGGAAAGACAGGATATACGAGTATTTCCAGGCATAATTTAATCTCTTTTGCTGAGTTTGAAGGTTCTACGTTTACGACCGTTATTCTTCGCGGTGATCGCACGCAAAGATATAGAGATACAGCTGGTCTTGTTAACCGTGCTACACAGTTAAGAGGTCAGTTCGATCGGGCAAACAAGAAACAAGCCTATATCCAGCCAGTCACACAGCCTATTTTTGTAAATGGTCAAGAAATAGCAGCGAAACACACTCTGCTGCATAATGGCACAACTTATATTTCTGTAGATGATATGCGCACCATTTCAAGAGCCATATCGACTGTTCACCTTACAGCTGAGCAACGTATTCAAGCTGCTGTGAGCGGAAATTTGCTAACTTTTGACCGGGTAGACCCTACGATTACATCTGGGAGAATGCTAGTCCCAATCCGTCCAATCTTTGAACACCTTGGTCTCGAGCTCGATTGGAATCAAGCAACAAGAACAGCAGTCGGTAAGAGCGGTGACACAACAATCGCCCTTCGCATAAACGAAAAGACCGCACAAGTGAATGGAGTAAATCATACCCTAGATGTTCCAGCAACTGTTGTAAACGGCCGTACTGTCGTTCCTGTCCGCTTTGTTACAGAAGCTACCGGCCAAACCATCGACTGGGGACGCGCCCGTGTGATTACTTTAGATTAA
- the galU gene encoding UTP--glucose-1-phosphate uridylyltransferase GalU, translated as MNVRKAIIPAAGLGTRFLPATKAQPKEMLPIVDKPTIQFIVEEAVASGIEDIIIVSGRGKRAIEDHFDKSYELEETLAKREKWDVLEEMSSISNLANIHYIRQKEPLGLGHAILCASRFIGDEPFAVLLGDDVVRGEPPCLSQLMDIYERHPCSIVGVQKVAYEEVSKYGIIEPTGTALEPRLMALHDLIEKPTVEEAPSRYAIQGRYILRPEIFPILERVTPGAGGEIQLTDAIRQMNKEQTVLAYEFSGKRYDVGDKAGYLKATIDFALEREELREELLAYMESIIREGLPK; from the coding sequence ATGAATGTTCGTAAAGCTATTATTCCAGCAGCAGGTCTAGGTACACGATTTTTGCCAGCGACAAAAGCGCAGCCAAAAGAAATGCTTCCCATTGTTGATAAGCCGACGATCCAATTTATTGTCGAAGAGGCAGTCGCTTCAGGAATTGAGGATATTATCATTGTAAGCGGACGGGGAAAGCGGGCGATTGAAGATCACTTTGATAAGTCCTATGAATTAGAAGAAACATTAGCGAAGCGGGAAAAGTGGGATGTGCTGGAAGAAATGAGTTCTATCTCGAATCTTGCAAACATCCATTACATACGACAAAAAGAACCACTTGGGCTGGGGCATGCGATCCTGTGTGCGAGCCGCTTTATTGGAGACGAACCATTTGCTGTCTTGCTCGGTGATGATGTCGTGCGCGGCGAACCTCCGTGTCTTAGTCAATTAATGGACATTTACGAGCGGCATCCTTGCTCGATTGTCGGGGTGCAGAAGGTGGCTTACGAAGAGGTATCGAAATACGGGATCATTGAGCCGACCGGCACAGCTCTTGAGCCGAGGCTGATGGCTCTTCATGATTTGATTGAGAAGCCAACTGTCGAGGAGGCGCCTTCGCGTTATGCGATTCAAGGCCGCTACATTTTACGTCCTGAAATTTTCCCGATTTTAGAGCGGGTTACACCTGGTGCTGGCGGGGAGATTCAGCTGACAGATGCGATAAGACAAATGAATAAGGAACAGACCGTCCTCGCCTATGAGTTCAGCGGCAAGCGTTATGATGTCGGGGATAAGGCCGGTTATTTAAAAGCAACGATTGATTTTGCCTTAGAGCGTGAGGAGTTGCGTGAAGAGTTACTAGCCTATATGGAATCGATTATTAGGGAGGGCCTTCCAAAATGA
- a CDS encoding acyltransferase, producing the protein MAIQKKAPIFELNVVRGLAILAVLIVHSTSVTVGTLDTSSTSFFAYNAANTFFRIGTTTFILLSSFVLFYSYYHRELTGNLVKNFYKRRLLYILVPYFVFSLIYVTVTSQFFETYGGFNEFISDFGNKLMMGSAYPHLYFVFISIQFYLLFPIFLWLLKRYPGLVKHLIWIGFVIQFSYSLYNHFVIKYPNVGSISLSYMSHYLAGAFIGIYYESIKAWFAKAKSVFSRQSMVIAGIFGIWALAVSGHIYLYYSLRAYGVSYDSKLFHLFWSFHTFFSALILILIGHWIYKHGKPWLINTLTQLGIYSFGIYLIHPLFLLFYRKYVYFGNEMMQYHLWILSCFLVALLGSLLVVYPVLNWVKSGWILFGARPKGVQAKPREKSH; encoded by the coding sequence ATGGCTATTCAGAAGAAAGCACCCATTTTCGAATTAAACGTTGTTCGAGGACTTGCTATTCTTGCTGTACTCATCGTACACTCAACGTCTGTTACAGTGGGTACACTAGATACATCAAGCACATCTTTTTTTGCTTATAATGCAGCCAACACGTTTTTTAGAATTGGTACAACCACCTTTATTTTACTAAGCAGTTTTGTTTTATTTTATAGTTATTATCATCGTGAATTAACAGGGAACCTGGTTAAGAACTTCTATAAGCGGAGGCTTCTCTATATTTTAGTCCCTTATTTCGTTTTTTCCCTGATTTATGTAACCGTGACTTCTCAATTTTTCGAGACGTACGGCGGGTTTAATGAGTTCATTTCAGACTTCGGAAATAAACTAATGATGGGCAGTGCCTACCCACATCTATATTTTGTGTTTATCAGCATTCAATTTTATTTGCTGTTTCCAATCTTTTTATGGCTTCTAAAACGCTACCCAGGATTAGTGAAGCACCTGATTTGGATTGGATTTGTCATTCAATTTTCGTATTCATTATATAATCATTTTGTTATTAAATATCCGAATGTCGGCAGCATTTCCCTATCGTATATGTCACACTACCTAGCTGGGGCATTTATTGGAATTTATTACGAATCTATTAAAGCCTGGTTTGCTAAAGCAAAGTCAGTCTTCAGCAGACAGAGTATGGTAATCGCAGGGATTTTCGGCATATGGGCATTAGCTGTGAGCGGGCATATTTATCTCTATTACTCACTTCGTGCATACGGAGTCTCTTATGATTCGAAACTATTCCATCTTTTTTGGAGCTTCCATACCTTCTTCAGTGCCCTGATTTTAATTTTGATTGGTCACTGGATCTATAAGCACGGGAAGCCTTGGCTGATTAACACGTTAACTCAGCTAGGAATCTATTCATTTGGAATTTATTTAATTCATCCGCTCTTCCTCTTGTTCTATAGAAAATATGTTTATTTTGGCAATGAAATGATGCAGTATCATTTATGGATACTAAGCTGCTTCCTCGTTGCATTGCTAGGATCGCTGCTTGTTGTCTACCCTGTCTTAAACTGGGTCAAAAGCGGCTGGATTCTATTTGGAGCAAGACCAAAAGGTGTACAAGCTAAACCACGTGAGAAGAGTCATTAA
- a CDS encoding bifunctional 2',3'-cyclic-nucleotide 2'-phosphodiesterase/3'-nucleotidase, whose amino-acid sequence MTHSKTRASRLMMLTLSLLLALSTVLPFIGTKTVAAESNTHKLAIMGTTDIHAHMMPYDYMADAVNETIGLSKVYSAVEEMRAKYPNSILVDNGDIVQGSILGDLEATVDPQENNIIVDVMNYMEYDAAAVGNHEYNFGLEFLDDIAAQSDFPWLSANTYNKNDDTHRYEPYTMVEQTIDGNDITIGIIGFVPPQVMTWDRVHLDGNVYVNEIVDSAKKYIPQMKEEGADVIVVAAHSGFDTNETASENASYQLSKVEGVDALITGHQHYVFPNDKDRYANLPGADLENGTLNGTPTVMPGAWGSHLGLIELDLSFDNGEWTVENGTATAVATADYESSKAIEDIVMERHEQTIEYVNSPVGSTDRELNTFFARIFDNEVVQLVNDAQLEFAEDHFAGTEFADLPLLSAAAPFRAGRGGLDYYTDVRENIAIKDVADIYIYPNTVHVVKVDGTDLEAWLEESARAFFQIDPSKPEAQELTDLDFREYNFDTIEGVEYMIDVTKPEGERIVDLTYNGEPVDPDQDYLVITNNYRAGGGGDHVDGAEIVYAGTEENREIIIDYIRERGEISVEVTNNWSIAPFEAEGPITIRTAAEAPAYAERSEVQGVTFLETNAQGWSVFEFHPAAPEETEPPAEPVFTDINEETRGYEEMMALYEAGIISGYPNNTFGPNLPITRAEAASMLTRAKELDVANAPSAGYRDVRTESVFYPFINAATEAGIFSGIGNSQFLPNNLITRGETAAVLVRAFELTGSVDPKVTDIEDSIFKNDIKTLYANEITSGTSATTFGTTQNVTRRDFAILVYNSMNK is encoded by the coding sequence TTGACTCATTCGAAAACACGTGCAAGTCGCTTAATGATGCTAACGCTTTCATTATTGCTTGCTCTATCAACTGTCCTTCCTTTTATCGGGACGAAAACTGTTGCAGCTGAGAGTAACACTCATAAGCTGGCAATTATGGGTACAACAGATATCCATGCCCACATGATGCCTTATGATTACATGGCAGATGCGGTAAATGAAACGATTGGTTTATCGAAAGTGTACAGTGCAGTAGAAGAAATGAGAGCAAAATACCCGAACTCAATCTTAGTTGATAATGGAGATATTGTTCAGGGTAGTATTTTAGGAGATCTTGAAGCAACAGTAGATCCGCAAGAAAATAATATTATTGTAGACGTTATGAACTATATGGAATATGATGCTGCGGCAGTTGGAAACCACGAGTATAACTTTGGCTTGGAATTCCTTGATGATATAGCTGCTCAATCAGACTTCCCTTGGTTAAGCGCCAATACGTATAACAAGAATGATGATACACACCGTTATGAGCCATATACAATGGTCGAGCAAACGATTGACGGCAATGACATCACGATCGGTATCATCGGATTTGTTCCTCCTCAAGTCATGACTTGGGATCGCGTTCACCTTGATGGGAACGTTTATGTAAATGAGATTGTAGATTCGGCAAAGAAATACATTCCGCAAATGAAAGAAGAAGGTGCGGATGTGATCGTTGTTGCAGCTCACTCTGGTTTTGATACAAACGAAACTGCTAGTGAGAATGCTTCATACCAGCTTAGTAAAGTTGAAGGTGTTGATGCGTTAATCACAGGGCATCAGCATTATGTATTCCCAAATGACAAAGACCGTTATGCAAATCTTCCTGGTGCTGACCTTGAAAATGGAACATTAAACGGTACTCCAACGGTTATGCCTGGAGCTTGGGGTTCACACCTTGGATTAATTGAGCTTGACCTTTCGTTTGATAACGGCGAATGGACAGTAGAAAACGGGACGGCAACAGCTGTAGCTACTGCTGACTATGAGTCTTCAAAAGCAATCGAAGACATCGTTATGGAGCGTCATGAACAAACAATTGAGTATGTAAACAGTCCAGTAGGTTCTACTGACAGAGAATTAAACACATTCTTTGCTCGTATTTTTGATAATGAGGTTGTTCAATTAGTAAATGATGCTCAGCTAGAGTTTGCTGAAGATCACTTTGCTGGTACTGAATTTGCAGACCTTCCGCTATTATCTGCAGCAGCGCCATTCCGTGCAGGACGCGGCGGACTAGATTATTACACAGATGTTCGTGAAAATATCGCGATTAAAGATGTAGCTGATATTTACATTTACCCGAACACAGTACACGTTGTAAAAGTTGACGGTACTGACCTTGAGGCTTGGTTAGAAGAATCAGCTCGTGCTTTCTTCCAAATTGACCCTTCTAAACCAGAAGCACAAGAATTAACAGATCTTGACTTCCGTGAATACAACTTCGATACAATCGAGGGCGTGGAGTACATGATTGATGTAACAAAACCTGAAGGCGAGCGTATTGTTGATTTAACATACAACGGCGAGCCTGTTGATCCAGACCAAGATTACCTAGTTATTACTAACAACTACCGTGCTGGCGGCGGCGGTGACCACGTTGATGGTGCCGAGATCGTTTATGCTGGTACTGAAGAAAACCGTGAGATTATCATTGATTACATCCGTGAACGTGGTGAGATCTCTGTTGAAGTAACAAACAACTGGTCAATTGCTCCATTTGAAGCAGAAGGCCCAATTACAATCCGCACAGCAGCTGAAGCACCTGCTTATGCTGAGCGTTCAGAAGTACAAGGCGTTACTTTCTTAGAAACAAATGCTCAAGGCTGGTCAGTATTTGAATTCCACCCAGCAGCACCTGAAGAAACAGAACCTCCAGCTGAGCCTGTATTTACAGATATCAATGAGGAAACTCGTGGATACGAGGAAATGATGGCTCTTTATGAGGCTGGTATTATCTCTGGTTATCCAAATAACACATTTGGTCCTAATCTTCCGATCACTCGTGCTGAAGCAGCTTCTATGCTGACTCGTGCGAAAGAACTTGATGTAGCAAACGCTCCTTCTGCAGGCTATCGTGATGTTCGCACAGAATCTGTATTCTATCCGTTCATTAACGCTGCAACAGAAGCAGGTATTTTCAGCGGAATCGGTAACTCTCAATTCTTACCGAATAACCTAATTACTCGCGGTGAAACAGCAGCAGTACTTGTTCGTGCATTCGAGCTAACTGGTTCAGTAGATCCGAAAGTAACTGACATTGAAGATTCGATCTTCAAAAACGACATCAAGACTCTTTATGCAAATGAAATTACATCTGGTACAAGTGCTACAACGTTCGGTACGACACAAAATGTGACACGCCGTGACTTTGCGATTCTTGTTTATAACTCTATGAATAAGTAA